From Lucilia cuprina isolate Lc7/37 chromosome 4, ASM2204524v1, whole genome shotgun sequence:
CCCGGATCTGTGGAGTATCGCAGAGAACGAAAATGCTTGCAGGTGAAATGTGCTAAGGAAACATTCGTGGAAATCTTTAGACTACGTGTAGAAGGTAAAAAGGCCATGAATGCTATAGATTTTAATAATGGCTTTTTGAAAAAGTTGTCAAAATCCGAAATggaattttattgtaataaaacgGCTGTATcttgttaaagttattaaatccaatttcttttactttttttcaattataattagtggttaaaaatgtttaaaaatgtaatttaagctAAGTCATTGGGCTTGACTTCCTTGGAATTAGAAGGCTGCTGTGTGGTTTTTTGCAAAAGATTTTTGGTGAACCACAAAGGCCTAGGTTTGGGCATCTCCACAATACGTTTGCCGTTTAACATTTCCGAAGGCTGTTCGGAACGTTCTCCTTCATATAAGACAACAACGTCTTGTTCCACTGGATTCAAGCccaattgttgttgtatttgatcTTGCATTTGTTTAGTTTCTTCACGAACTTTGTTATAGCAATGGGGGCACAAAATACCAGCTTCATGATCGTGGCCACATTGATTGCAAGTACGCAAATGGGTCTTGACGCGTAATGGTTTCCAATTGTATTCTGGGTAACCAAATTTGCGATTTAAACGTTTCTCCACAGTGCGTCTGTGTTTCGGAACAGCCCACAGAATCCCATCACCTATAATGTCTTTCAAGGAACGTTGAGAATCTTGGGTATTTTGATTAAAACGACCGGCATAGGTACTGGGCATGCCCGCTAAGGCCAAAgctaaaataaatagtttttgtaaaattttctagtcTTATGTGTGAAAAACTTACCAGGAAATCcagaattttgttgaaaaattctGGGCAAAAGTGACTCTAGACGGTTAATAAAGTTTGCCACATAAAACACCAAATTGCgcgacattttttatttaatttcttataaataaattgaaaaaattacttTCACGCTGTTATTACGAAAACAAaatgtagaaataaaaaattaaacagctGTTGACAGTGTTgccaatatttttaagaattaaataagAATGTATCAAAGTgggtaaaaagggtaaaaattacaaaaaacatactTAAAACCAAAGACAGTATTAAATAGtgtagtatattttataatttgaatttcgaactgattgttaaaaaaaaaaaaaaaacaatgaaaataaaacatttttgttatgttCTTATGGAAACTTTTCGATACTCGTAAATGTAATAATGGTAAAAGGTACAAAAATCATTATATCATAA
This genomic window contains:
- the LOC111690545 gene encoding 39S ribosomal protein L32, mitochondrial gives rise to the protein MSRNLVFYVANFINRLESLLPRIFQQNSGFPALALAGMPSTYAGRFNQNTQDSQRSLKDIIGDGILWAVPKHRRTVEKRLNRKFGYPEYNWKPLRVKTHLRTCNQCGHDHEAGILCPHCYNKVREETKQMQDQIQQQLGLNPVEQDVVVLYEGERSEQPSEMLNGKRIVEMPKPRPLWFTKNLLQKTTQQPSNSKEVKPNDLA